The following are from one region of the Arcobacter defluvii genome:
- a CDS encoding lipocalin family protein: MAKIFKLLILFCFTILLTACSSKNPPLQTVQKVELNKYLGTWYEIARYEHFFERNCKNVTANYSMMNEETIKVINRCTKIQTNEKKEAIGRAYAIDETNSKLKVSFFRPFYGDYWVLMLDENYKYAVVGTPSREYLWILARDSKLDEKIKNEILQKLPSLEFDSSKLIWTIQE, from the coding sequence ATGGCAAAAATTTTCAAACTTCTAATACTTTTTTGTTTTACAATCTTACTCACAGCTTGTTCTTCAAAAAATCCACCTTTACAAACTGTACAAAAAGTAGAACTAAATAAGTATTTAGGTACTTGGTACGAAATAGCAAGATATGAACATTTTTTTGAAAGAAATTGTAAAAATGTAACTGCAAACTACTCTATGATGAATGAAGAGACAATCAAAGTAATCAATAGATGTACAAAAATCCAAACAAATGAGAAAAAAGAGGCAATTGGTAGAGCTTATGCAATTGATGAAACAAACAGCAAATTAAAAGTTAGTTTTTTTAGACCATTTTATGGAGATTATTGGGTTTTAATGCTTGATGAAAACTACAAATATGCCGTTGTTGGAACCCCAAGTAGAGAGTATCTTTGGATTTTAGCAAGAGATTCAAAACTAGATGAAAAAATCAAAAATGAGATTTTACAAAAACTCCCAAGTTTAGAATTTGACAGTTCAAAATTAATCTGGACTATTCAGGAATAA
- the sufC gene encoding Fe-S cluster assembly ATPase SufC: MKNRLLKIENLKVNIKDKEILKGIDLEINEGEVHVLMGTNGAGKSTLVKTISAHYDCIVTEGKITYKNKDLLEMDVAQRANEGIFMSFQTPVEVPGVNNSYFLKTAINEKRAYEGLKELDAMEFLKLVKEETSKFNIDRKLLQRDLNDGFSGGEKKRNELIQLLMLKPDLIILDEIDSGLDVDAIKTVANVINSMLDGKRSILMITHYDRLLELIKPDFVHILNDGKIAKTGDYNLALELDEKGYEAIGIKDENK, encoded by the coding sequence ATGAAAAATAGATTATTAAAAATAGAAAATTTAAAAGTTAATATAAAAGATAAAGAGATTTTAAAAGGTATAGATTTAGAGATAAATGAAGGTGAAGTTCATGTTCTTATGGGAACAAATGGAGCAGGAAAATCTACTTTGGTAAAAACAATCAGTGCTCATTATGACTGTATTGTAACTGAAGGGAAAATAACTTATAAAAATAAAGATTTACTTGAAATGGATGTAGCACAAAGAGCAAATGAAGGAATTTTTATGAGTTTTCAAACTCCTGTTGAAGTTCCAGGTGTTAACAATAGTTACTTTTTAAAAACAGCAATAAATGAAAAAAGAGCATATGAAGGACTAAAAGAGCTTGATGCAATGGAATTTTTAAAACTTGTAAAAGAAGAAACTTCAAAATTTAATATTGATAGAAAACTACTACAAAGAGATTTAAATGATGGATTTAGTGGTGGGGAGAAAAAAAGAAATGAATTAATCCAACTACTTATGCTAAAACCTGATTTAATAATACTTGATGAGATAGATTCAGGGCTTGATGTAGATGCTATAAAAACTGTTGCAAATGTTATAAACTCAATGCTTGATGGAAAACGATCAATTTTAATGATTACACACTATGATAGACTTTTAGAACTTATTAAACCTGATTTTGTTCATATTTTAAATGATGGAAAAATTGCTAAAACAGGAGATTATAACTTAGCTTTAGAACTAGATGAAAAAGGTTATGAAGCAATAGGAATAAAAGATGAAAATAAATGA
- the sufB gene encoding Fe-S cluster assembly protein SufB, translated as MSENQQIHDVINKEYKLGFETLVQSDTFEKGLNEDVIRAISAKKNEPSWLLDFRLKAYKKWLKMEEPTWAHLKYPKIDYQDIAYYSAPKRALNSLDEVDPEILKTYEKLGIPLEEQKQLAGVAVDAVFDSVSVKTTYQEELEKLGIIFCSISEAAHKYPELVKEYLASVVPPTDNYFAALNCAVFTDGSFVYIPPNTRCPMELSTYFRINALNTGQFERTLIICDEGSYVSYNEGCSAPTRDERQLHAAVVELCALKNAQIKYSTIQNWFPGDDNGKGGILNFVTKRGLCKGDNSKISWTQVETGSAITWKYPSCILQGDNSVGEFYSVAIASKAQQADTGTKMVHLGKNTKSTIISKGISAMHGVNAYRGLVRVGKNASNARNISECDSLLIGNKCHAHTYPYHEIRNSSANIEHEATTSKISDEQLFYLNQRGIAEEDAIAMIVNGFCKEVLKELPMEFAAEAKELLNISLEGSVG; from the coding sequence ATGAGTGAGAATCAACAAATACATGACGTAATAAATAAAGAGTATAAACTCGGATTTGAAACTTTAGTTCAAAGTGACACTTTTGAAAAAGGTTTAAATGAAGATGTAATAAGAGCCATAAGTGCAAAAAAAAATGAACCATCTTGGCTTTTAGATTTTAGATTAAAAGCATACAAAAAATGGCTAAAGATGGAAGAACCAACTTGGGCTCATTTGAAATATCCAAAAATTGATTATCAAGATATTGCTTACTATTCTGCTCCTAAACGAGCTTTAAATTCTTTGGATGAAGTTGACCCTGAAATTTTAAAAACTTATGAAAAACTTGGTATTCCACTTGAAGAACAAAAACAACTTGCAGGTGTTGCAGTTGATGCTGTTTTTGATTCTGTTTCAGTTAAAACAACATATCAAGAAGAGCTTGAAAAATTAGGAATTATATTTTGTTCAATCAGTGAAGCAGCACATAAATACCCTGAACTTGTTAAAGAATATTTAGCAAGTGTTGTTCCACCAACTGATAACTATTTTGCAGCTTTAAATTGTGCAGTATTTACTGATGGTAGTTTTGTATATATTCCACCTAATACTAGATGTCCGATGGAACTTTCAACTTATTTTAGAATAAATGCTTTAAATACAGGACAATTTGAAAGAACCTTGATAATCTGTGATGAAGGAAGTTATGTTTCTTACAATGAAGGATGTTCTGCTCCAACAAGAGATGAAAGACAACTTCACGCAGCTGTTGTTGAACTATGCGCTTTAAAAAATGCACAAATAAAATACTCAACTATTCAAAACTGGTTTCCAGGTGATGATAATGGAAAAGGTGGAATATTAAACTTTGTAACAAAAAGAGGTTTATGTAAAGGTGATAACTCTAAAATTTCTTGGACACAAGTTGAAACTGGAAGTGCAATCACTTGGAAATATCCTTCTTGTATACTTCAAGGAGATAATAGCGTTGGAGAGTTTTATTCAGTTGCAATTGCCTCAAAAGCACAACAAGCAGATACTGGAACAAAAATGGTTCATTTAGGTAAAAATACTAAATCAACAATTATTTCAAAAGGTATTTCTGCAATGCACGGAGTAAATGCTTATAGAGGACTTGTTAGAGTTGGAAAAAATGCTTCAAATGCAAGAAATATTTCTGAATGTGATTCACTTTTGATTGGAAATAAATGTCATGCGCATACTTATCCATATCATGAGATAAGAAATAGCAGTGCAAATATAGAACATGAAGCAACAACTTCAAAAATTTCTGATGAACAACTATTTTATTTAAATCAAAGAGGAATTGCAGAAGAAGATGCTATTGCTATGATTGTAAATGGTTTTTGTAAAGAAGTTTTAAAAGAATTGCCAATGGAATTTGCAGCAGAAGCAAAAGAGTTATTAAATATATCGCTTGAAGGAAGTGTGGGATAA
- a CDS encoding acetyl-CoA carboxylase biotin carboxylase subunit yields MKKISKVLIANRGEIALRIIRACKELEISSVAIFSEIDVEGIWVRKADECYPIMGDVVQAYLDYEKIISIAKKANCDAIHPGYGFLSENADFAKACEDNGLIFIGPKPEHIELFGDKMASKVAMKKVGVPVLEGTDEPIINVEEGARIAKEIGFPIIIKAAFGGGGRGMRIVRAEKEFKDMFESATNEAKKYFGRGEAFIEKYVENPRHIEIQIIADKYGNVLHLGERDCSIQRRHQKVIEIAPSPRLDSATRKELYRIATKAMFKLGYESVGTIEFLVDESNNIFFIEMNTRVQVEHPVTETITGVDIIQRMIEIAEGDKLQFLQEDVHFRGYAIEFRINAENPQKNFMPSVGTISKYLTPGGPGVRIDTSIYTGYKVPANYDSMIGKLIVWALDWKGAVKKAKRALDEFYIEGFPTNIPLHREIVRDQDFIDGKFTTNYLDKKMEIFTLHSEDNIKKEEEKVANIMKLIETINKNNLKVKH; encoded by the coding sequence ATGAAAAAAATCTCAAAAGTACTTATTGCAAATAGAGGAGAGATAGCTTTAAGAATTATTAGAGCTTGTAAAGAGTTAGAAATTAGTAGCGTAGCTATATTTTCAGAGATTGATGTAGAAGGAATTTGGGTAAGAAAAGCTGATGAATGTTATCCAATTATGGGAGATGTAGTTCAAGCTTATCTTGACTATGAAAAAATCATTTCTATTGCAAAAAAAGCAAATTGTGATGCTATTCATCCTGGATATGGATTTTTAAGTGAAAACGCTGATTTTGCAAAAGCCTGCGAAGATAATGGACTTATTTTTATTGGTCCAAAACCAGAGCATATAGAACTTTTTGGAGATAAAATGGCTTCAAAAGTAGCTATGAAAAAAGTTGGTGTTCCAGTTCTTGAAGGAACAGATGAACCAATAATAAATGTAGAAGAAGGTGCAAGAATAGCTAAAGAAATTGGTTTCCCTATTATTATCAAAGCTGCTTTTGGTGGTGGTGGACGAGGTATGAGAATCGTTCGAGCTGAAAAAGAGTTCAAAGATATGTTTGAAAGTGCTACAAATGAAGCAAAAAAATATTTTGGTCGAGGTGAAGCATTTATTGAAAAATATGTTGAAAATCCAAGACATATCGAAATTCAAATTATTGCAGATAAATATGGAAACGTTCTTCACTTAGGTGAGAGAGATTGTTCTATTCAAAGAAGACATCAAAAAGTTATCGAAATTGCACCAAGCCCAAGATTAGATTCAGCAACTAGAAAAGAACTTTATAGAATTGCAACAAAAGCTATGTTCAAACTAGGATATGAAAGTGTTGGAACAATTGAGTTTTTAGTTGATGAAAGCAATAATATCTTCTTTATTGAAATGAATACAAGAGTTCAAGTAGAACATCCAGTTACTGAAACAATCACAGGTGTTGATATTATTCAAAGAATGATTGAAATAGCAGAAGGTGATAAACTTCAATTCTTACAAGAAGATGTACATTTTAGAGGATATGCTATTGAGTTTAGAATAAATGCAGAAAATCCACAAAAAAACTTTATGCCATCAGTTGGAACAATTAGTAAATATTTAACTCCAGGAGGTCCAGGAGTTAGAATTGATACAAGTATTTATACTGGATATAAAGTTCCTGCAAATTATGACTCAATGATTGGAAAACTAATCGTTTGGGCACTTGACTGGAAAGGTGCAGTTAAAAAAGCAAAAAGAGCTTTAGATGAGTTTTATATAGAAGGATTCCCAACAAATATTCCACTTCATAGAGAAATTGTAAGAGACCAAGATTTTATTGATGGTAAATTTACTACAAATTACCTTGATAAAAAAATGGAAATTTTCACTTTACACAGTGAAGATAATATCAAAAAAGAAGAAGAAAAAGTTGCTAATATTATGAAACTTATTGAAACTATCAATAAAAATAATCTAAAAGTTAAACATTAA
- a CDS encoding aminotransferase class V-fold PLP-dependent enzyme, giving the protein MFKNDFPYFQNSKTIYLDNGATTQKPKSVIDSQVEYYEHYCSNTHRSNFGDANRATLEFEKVRILLKEFINASAKEEIVFTKGVTESLNFIATSFAKDFKTVIISSLEHHSNIVPWHMQGRTLGNGLEVVNCNENLDFDMNHFEELLKANPNAFVSITHISNAFGKIHDIEAITKLAHSYGAVVMCDGAQSLAHLKVDMQKLDVDFFAISGHKTFGPTGVGAIYIKEKYLKDIKPYQTGGATIHEVDFNGSTLLDSPYKFEAGTQNIAGVIGFGKALEYINHVRYENIENLEHKVFKYLDEELAKLPDIVFYNDITNAIGSRSFNFKGIVHDDIGILLDKMGVALRVGHHCAQPIMKKLGVKGTIRVSTAFYNDYVDVDKLIEALKRALTMLKG; this is encoded by the coding sequence ATGTTTAAAAATGATTTTCCATACTTCCAAAACTCAAAAACTATTTATTTGGATAATGGAGCAACAACTCAAAAACCAAAAAGTGTTATAGATTCGCAAGTTGAATATTATGAACATTATTGCTCAAACACTCATAGAAGTAACTTTGGCGATGCTAATAGGGCGACTTTGGAGTTTGAGAAAGTAAGAATCCTTTTAAAAGAGTTTATAAATGCTTCAGCAAAAGAGGAAATTGTTTTTACAAAAGGTGTAACAGAATCTTTAAACTTTATAGCAACATCTTTTGCAAAAGATTTTAAAACTGTAATAATTTCTAGTTTAGAACACCACTCAAATATCGTACCTTGGCATATGCAAGGAAGAACTTTGGGAAATGGTCTTGAAGTTGTAAATTGTAATGAAAATTTAGATTTTGATATGAACCATTTTGAAGAACTTTTAAAAGCTAATCCAAATGCTTTTGTAAGTATTACTCATATTTCAAATGCTTTTGGAAAAATCCATGATATAGAAGCTATTACAAAACTAGCTCACTCTTATGGAGCTGTTGTTATGTGTGATGGAGCTCAAAGTTTGGCTCATCTAAAAGTAGATATGCAAAAACTTGATGTTGATTTTTTTGCAATTTCTGGTCATAAAACATTTGGACCAACTGGTGTTGGAGCAATTTATATAAAAGAAAAATATCTAAAAGATATAAAACCTTATCAAACTGGTGGAGCAACTATACATGAAGTTGATTTTAATGGTTCAACTTTACTTGATTCTCCATATAAATTTGAAGCAGGAACACAAAATATTGCTGGTGTTATAGGTTTTGGAAAAGCATTAGAATATATAAATCATGTAAGATATGAAAATATTGAAAATTTAGAACATAAAGTTTTTAAATATTTAGATGAAGAGTTAGCAAAACTTCCAGATATTGTATTTTACAATGACATTACAAATGCAATTGGAAGTAGAAGTTTCAACTTCAAAGGAATAGTTCACGACGATATTGGAATACTTCTTGATAAAATGGGAGTTGCTCTAAGAGTTGGTCATCACTGTGCACAACCTATTATGAAAAAACTTGGAGTAAAAGGAACTATTAGAGTTAGCACAGCTTTTTATAATGATTATGTTGATGTTGATAAATTAATTGAGGCATTAAAAAGAGCCTTAACGATGTTAAAGGGATAA
- a CDS encoding PhzF family phenazine biosynthesis protein: MKLKIYQIDAFTDKIFKGNYAAVIILDEWLDKKLMQAIATENNLSETAFAKKIANNNYEIRWFSPITEIDFCGHATLATAYVLFEENLTLNEIIFETRTVGNLCIKKLEDDYIEMTFPNRKPKKVENIPIELINGLSIKPKEVYINQQAYFIVYENENEVLNIKVDLEEIKKLAPRDVSITSDSKTYDFISRYFWPANGGIEDPVTGSIHTGLAPLWAEKLDKNELLAYQASMRGGLLKCIVSDDKVVILGKAVKYLEGFIYI; the protein is encoded by the coding sequence ATGAAATTAAAAATATATCAAATAGATGCTTTTACTGATAAAATATTCAAAGGAAATTATGCAGCTGTTATAATACTTGATGAATGGTTAGATAAAAAACTTATGCAAGCAATTGCAACAGAAAATAATCTATCAGAAACAGCATTTGCAAAAAAAATTGCCAACAATAATTATGAAATAAGATGGTTTTCACCTATAACTGAGATTGATTTTTGCGGTCATGCTACACTTGCTACTGCTTATGTATTATTTGAAGAAAATCTAACACTAAATGAAATAATATTTGAAACTAGAACTGTAGGAAATCTTTGTATAAAAAAATTAGAAGATGACTATATAGAGATGACTTTTCCAAATAGAAAACCTAAAAAAGTAGAAAATATCCCTATTGAATTAATAAATGGTCTTTCGATAAAACCTAAAGAAGTTTATATAAATCAACAAGCATATTTTATAGTTTATGAAAATGAAAATGAAGTTTTAAATATAAAAGTTGATTTAGAAGAGATAAAAAAATTAGCTCCACGGGATGTAAGTATTACATCAGATTCTAAAACTTATGATTTTATTTCTCGATATTTCTGGCCAGCAAATGGAGGAATAGAAGATCCAGTAACAGGTTCAATTCATACAGGACTTGCTCCGTTATGGGCAGAAAAATTAGATAAAAATGAATTGCTTGCATATCAAGCATCTATGCGTGGTGGTTTACTAAAATGTATTGTATCAGATGATAAAGTAGTTATTTTAGGGAAAGCTGTAAAATATCTTGAAGGTTTTATTTATATATAA
- a CDS encoding SufD family Fe-S cluster assembly protein encodes MKINELNTNLPNKKDEEFLKINFDSLFSTEFKETKTYEFDIMGLKTIKDENSYESVLFNITKSLDENQKVLTIDKNIAEPIFLIHKIKEDETLFSNSLKIEVKENIKAQVVEVFVNSSTNSAFTVNRNIVLEENASLEYVKIQDINASNSMIFANSIKQEKSSNLEITNLEFGDGFIVNSFENIINKEFVNYELNGLTKLSNDSTTATLVKTVHNEKNSTSSINYKNSLKDSSKAVVKIKSIVNETAPFTKAFQNCNTILLSDDATIFAQPHLEILIDELEASHGATTGTLNQEQLLYLCSRGIKKEKAYEMLLNAFESTIKSNIKNEIIKEFVENYKREKYV; translated from the coding sequence ATGAAAATAAATGAATTAAACACCAATCTTCCAAATAAAAAAGATGAAGAGTTTTTAAAAATAAATTTTGATTCTTTGTTTTCTACTGAATTTAAAGAAACTAAAACTTATGAATTTGATATTATGGGTTTAAAAACTATAAAAGATGAAAACTCTTATGAATCTGTTTTATTTAATATTACAAAAAGTTTAGATGAAAATCAAAAAGTTTTAACTATAGATAAAAATATTGCTGAACCAATTTTTTTAATTCATAAAATAAAAGAAGATGAAACACTTTTTTCTAACTCTTTAAAAATAGAAGTAAAAGAAAATATCAAAGCTCAAGTTGTAGAAGTTTTTGTAAACAGTTCTACAAACTCTGCTTTTACAGTAAATAGAAATATAGTTTTAGAAGAAAATGCCTCTTTGGAATATGTAAAAATTCAAGATATAAATGCTTCAAATTCTATGATTTTTGCAAATAGTATAAAACAAGAAAAAAGCTCAAATCTTGAAATAACAAATCTTGAGTTTGGTGATGGTTTTATAGTAAATAGTTTTGAAAATATTATAAATAAAGAGTTTGTGAACTATGAATTAAATGGATTGACTAAATTATCAAATGATTCAACAACTGCAACTTTAGTAAAAACAGTGCATAACGAAAAAAATTCTACAAGTTCAATAAACTATAAGAATTCTTTAAAAGATAGTTCAAAAGCTGTTGTAAAAATAAAATCTATTGTAAATGAAACAGCACCATTTACAAAAGCATTTCAAAACTGTAACACTATATTATTAAGTGATGATGCAACAATTTTTGCACAACCTCATCTTGAAATTTTAATAGATGAGCTTGAAGCTTCACACGGGGCAACAACAGGAACTTTAAACCAAGAACAACTTTTATATCTTTGTTCACGTGGTATAAAAAAAGAAAAAGCTTATGAAATGTTATTAAATGCTTTTGAAAGTACAATAAAATCTAATATAAAAAATGAGATAATAAAAGAGTTTGTAGAAAATTATAAAAGGGAAAAATATGTTTAA
- a CDS encoding metal-sulfur cluster assembly factor has product MDDKIFDLENIKEKIIENLKKVYDPEIPADIYNLGLIYDIRLEERGNYLNCEIDMTLTSPACPVADSLLEQVKYVTLAVDEVDEVKVNLVFEPIWDPSMMSEDAKEIMGASGAAMSY; this is encoded by the coding sequence ATGGATGATAAAATTTTTGATTTAGAAAATATAAAAGAAAAAATAATAGAAAATTTAAAAAAAGTATATGACCCGGAAATTCCAGCTGATATTTATAATCTTGGATTAATTTATGATATAAGACTTGAAGAAAGAGGAAATTATCTTAATTGTGAAATAGATATGACACTTACAAGTCCAGCTTGTCCAGTTGCAGATAGTTTACTTGAACAAGTAAAATATGTAACTTTGGCAGTTGATGAAGTTGATGAAGTAAAAGTAAATCTAGTGTTTGAGCCTATTTGGGATCCATCTATGATGAGTGAAGATGCGAAAGAGATTATGGGAGCAAGTGGAGCAGCTATGTCTTACTAA
- a CDS encoding SufE family protein, translating into MSSIEERVNEIKEDLDFFDDELAKYEYIIDLGKKLEEFNETDKIPANIVHGCTSQVWLTHEIKDGKMYFHGTSDAIIVKGLVYMILKIFSGATIQELKDIDMDIVHELKLSEVITPNRQSGVIGMMKKIKEYALKA; encoded by the coding sequence ATGAGTAGCATTGAAGAAAGAGTAAATGAGATAAAAGAAGATTTAGATTTTTTTGATGATGAACTTGCAAAATATGAATATATTATTGATTTAGGAAAAAAACTAGAAGAGTTTAATGAAACTGACAAAATACCAGCAAATATAGTTCATGGTTGTACTTCTCAAGTTTGGTTAACACATGAGATAAAAGATGGAAAAATGTATTTTCACGGTACAAGTGATGCAATAATTGTAAAAGGTTTAGTTTATATGATATTAAAAATTTTTTCTGGTGCAACTATACAAGAATTAAAAGATATTGATATGGATATTGTTCATGAACTGAAACTTAGTGAAGTTATAACTCCAAATAGACAAAGTGGAGTTATTGGAATGATGAAAAAAATAAAAGAGTATGCTTTAAAAGCATAA
- a CDS encoding helix-turn-helix domain-containing protein: MAKFDFTNKEIEEIHKIVGKNVKKYRVLRGLTQLDLSYEMGNKSVSLVSACEPCSNGKHFNIEHLYKISKILDVPIGNFFEIEEEIV; encoded by the coding sequence GTGGCAAAATTTGATTTTACAAATAAAGAAATAGAAGAAATACATAAAATTGTAGGAAAAAATGTAAAAAAATATAGAGTTTTAAGAGGTTTGACTCAATTAGATTTATCTTATGAAATGGGTAATAAATCAGTAAGTTTAGTTTCTGCTTGTGAACCTTGTAGTAATGGAAAGCATTTTAATATAGAGCATTTATATAAAATTAGTAAAATTTTAGATGTTCCAATAGGCAATTTTTTTGAAATTGAAGAAGAAATAGTTTAG